A part of Rhinoderma darwinii isolate aRhiDar2 chromosome 1, aRhiDar2.hap1, whole genome shotgun sequence genomic DNA contains:
- the LOC142654004 gene encoding LOW QUALITY PROTEIN: uncharacterized protein LOC142654004 (The sequence of the model RefSeq protein was modified relative to this genomic sequence to represent the inferred CDS: deleted 1 base in 1 codon) yields the protein MAATYKKQDKAVLISLCEQRGLDGTDKTKEMLIRALVEDNAKHQHHVVPEPGTYTAHGDQVMDVAPELADPEGTSSSSSRSGMDSCLPLILQQMSECDPQMRMQLILQERQAEREFAEPQAEREERQAECQAEREAAERQAEREYQLELARLQLHTSTPQNRESRDTITTFKPRLEHFPVMEKDGALDTFLRGYEKACRQYQLPSEQWARYLTPGLKGKALEVFAALPLDQDGDYDAIKQALIQKYNLTPEVYRKRFRTLQRGPNDSYLDVVDGLRINLQQWIRGFSITTFEGLEDLIIKDQLLHICPVEVRQFVLDREPKDAAQAAHIADAYLANQEPAVRKPSIANWKGGKPTTNAFSFANRPSGGPGPVPPTRPAFDSHRCFVCNKLGHLSTTCPEKKKNAPLPKPPGSSPAVLCVGGIQGKPSDNLQSVTVGNTVTVGLRDTGAEMTLVRPELVSMEDIIPGKTLTVTGIGGGSHPALPMARVYLDWGTGRGLKEVGVSENIPTNVLLGTDLGRLVSQYVASDVADDPPSSVEMCDVDDKVICSPLDLYEPCHVDLSNDVNVLCDHVEPCNAILLGDATKVIGNSHITSDALEICPDTDNMVYTQIDPQTLVSQKRTYISAVTRSQNSHNLDICLPANSPESATEEPSEAVAFTSLLATQSQEFQAALHDDASLDKLRDLAGKTPAESDKERIFWDQGRLYRETISCDHQQAWLKEQQLIVPHQFREQLMRVAHEIPFAGHLGVQKTKARLAHNFYWPKMGTDIANYCRSCVTCQRVGKSRHIPKAPLASLPIIDEPFQRIDVDIIGPLAIPSSSGIHLNGGRLCYSVPRSHSVILHSGRQGG from the exons ATGGCAGCTACTTACAAGAAGCAAGACAAAGCCGTTTTGATCAGCCTTTGTGAGCAGAGAGGTCTGGATGGGACtgacaaaacaaaagaaatgctGATCCGTGCATTGGTAGAGGATAATGCCAAGCACCAACACCATGTGGTACCTGAGCCAGGCACCTATACAGCACATGGGGATCAAGTGATGGATGTGGCTCCGGAACTGGCAGACCCAGAGGGTACCAGCAGCAGCAGTTCTCGGAGTGGAATGGACTCTTGTTTGCCACTAATTCTTCAACAGATGAGTGAGTGTGACCCCCAAATGCGTATGCAGCTTATTTTACAAGaacgccaagcagagcgagagTTTGCCGAGCCCCAGGCAGAGCGAGAGGAgcgccaggcagagtgccaggcgGAGCGGGAGGCGGCAGAGCGCCAGGCGGAGCGAGAGTACCAGCTGGAGTTAGCACGACTCCAATTGCACACTTCTACACCACAGAACAGAGAGTCCAGGGATACAATAACCACCTTTAAACCCcgtctggagcactttcctgttaTGGAAAAGGATGGGGCCCTGGACACTTTCCTAAGAGGATATGAAAAGGCTTGCAGACAGTACCAGTTACCCAGTGAGCAATGGGCCAGGTACCTAACCCCAGGGTTAAAAGGCAAAGCCTTGGAAGTGTTTGCAGCTCTTCCCCTAGACCAGGATGGGGATTATGATGCCATCAAACAAGCTTTGATCCAGAAATATAACCTCACCCCAGAGGTGTATCGCAAAAGATTCCGGACTTTACAACGTGGACCTAATGACAGCTACTTGGATGTGGTAGATGGCCTGAGAATCAACCTCCAGCAGTGGATCCGAGGGTTTTCCATCACTACTTTTGAGGGCCTGGAGGATCTGATTATTAAAGATCAATTGCTGCACATTTGCCCTGTGGAAGTGCGACAGTTTGTATTGGACCGAGAGCCCAAGGATGCGGCCCAGGCAGCACACATTGCGGATGCCTATCTTGCCAACCAGGAACCAGCAGTGCGGAAACCTTCTATTGCCAACTGGAAAGGGGGTAAGCCAACTACAAACGCATTTTCTTTTGCCAACCGACCCTCAGGGGGTCCTGGCCCTGTTCCCCCCACCAGGCCTGCATTTGattcccacaggtgttttgtgtGTAACAAATTGGGCCACCTCAGCACTACCTGCCCTGAGAAAAAGAAGAATGCCCCCCTGCCCAAGCCACCTGGTTCCTCTCCAGCTGTTTTGTGTGTGGGTGGGATTCAGGGGAAACCCAGTGACAATCTTCAGTCGGTTACTGTGGGCAATACTGTCACTGTGGGGTTGAGAGACACCGGCGCTGAGATGACTCTGGTCCGCCCCGAACTTGTGTCTATGGAGGACATTATTCCTGGAAAAACCCTGACTGTCACCGGGATTGGGGGGGGGAGT CACCCCGCTTTGCCCATGGCACGGGTGTACCTTGATTGGGGTACAGGGAGGGGGTTAAAAGAAGTGGGGGTGTCTGAAAATATTCCCACGAATGTCTTATTAGGTACTGACCTGGGACGGTTAGTATCTCAGTATGTTGCTTCAGATGTTGCTGATGACCCCCCAAGCTCTGTTGAAATGTGTGATGTTGATGATAAAGTAATATGTTCCCCTCTTGATCTTTATGAACCCTGCCATGTAGATCTGTCTAATGATGTTAATGTGCTATGTGACCATGTGGAACCATGTAATGCCATACTATTGGGGGATGCTACTAAGGTAATCGGTAATAGTCATATAACCAGTGATGCTCTAGAGATATGTCCTGATACCGATAATATGGTATATACTCAGATTGACCCCCAGACCCTAGTTAGCCAGAAGCGGACTTACATATCAGCCGTGACCCGCAGTCAAAATAGCCATAACTTAGATATCTGTCTGCCAGCTAACAGCCCAGAAAGTGCCACAGAGGAGCCCAGCGAGGCTGTCGCTTTTACTTCCCTCCTAGCCACCCAGAGCCAAGAGTTTCAGGCCGCTTTACATGATGATGCCAGCTTAGACAAGCTAAGGGACCTTGCTGGAAAAACACCTGCCGAATCTGACAAGGAGAGGATATTCTGGGATCAAGGCAGGCTGTATAGGGAGACTATTTCCTGTGATCACCAACAGGCATGGTTAAAAGAGCAACAGCTCATAGTACCCCACCAGTTTCGTGAACAATTAATGAGGGTTGCCCATGAGATCCCCTTTGCTGGACATTTAGGGGTACAGAAGACAAAAGCCAGGCTTGCTCATAACTTTTATTGGCCTAAAATGGGAACTGACATAGCCAACTACTGCCGTTCTTGTGTGACATGCCAAAGGGTGGGGAAGTCGCGACATATCCCGAAAGCCCCATTAGCCTCTTTGCCAATCATTGATGAGCCCTTCCAGAGAATCGATGTGGATATCATTGGGCCTttggccatacccagcagttcCGGGATTCATCTTAACGGTGGTAGATTATGCTACTCGgtacccagaagccatagcgttATCCTCCATTCGGGCCGACAAGGTGGCTGA